The nucleotide sequence CCCGCTCCCGCCGCTCGTCCGCCGTCGTCACCAGGTAGTCGAGCGACAGCCACAGGCTCCGGGCATAGCGGAAGAAGGCGAGCGGGACCAGCGCCGCGAGCGCCACGCCGAGCACCAGCTGCTCGGCGAGCGTCAGCCCGACGAGCGCGTCGGCCGCAAGCACGACCCCCGCCGCCACGGCGACCGTCACGGCGTAGTTGATGTAGATGGCGCCGACGAAGTACCCCTGCTCGCGCTCGTAGCGGAGCCCGCAGACCGCGCAGCGCTCGTGCATGCGGAAGGCGCGTGCCCAGAGCGGCGATCTCCCGCAACGCGGGCAGCGCAGCCGGAGCGCGCGCCCCAGGATGCGCCGCACGCGCGCGACCGCGAAGGGGCCGACCCGCTGCCTCACGCGGCACCCATGCGGAGCCGCTCAGGCGGCGGCGACGGTCGCAGGACCGCGGGTGGCGTGGAGCAGGCGGAGGTAGGCGTCCATCGTCCGCCGGGCCATCACCTCGACCGAGAAGGCGCCTTCGACCCGCCGGCGCGCGGCGGTCGCGAGCCGGCGCGCGAGGGCGGGATCGCCCAGCACCCGAGCCACCGCCACCGCAACGGCGGCGGGCGCGCGGGGTGGCGCGAGGAGGCCCGTTTCCCCGTTCGTCACCAGCTCCCGGCACCCCCCGACGCTGGTCGCGACCGGGACCGCGCCCGCCGCCATCCCCTCGAGCAGCACGTTCGGGAAGCCCTCGTAGGTCGAGGTGAGCGCCAGGACGTCGGCCGCCGCGAGCAGCTGGGGCACGTCGTGCCGGAGCCCGGTGAAGACGACGCGCGTGCCGAGCCCGAGGCGCCGGGCGAGGGCCTCCAGCGCTCCGCGCTCCTCGCCCTCCCCGACCACCAGGAAGTCGACGTCCGGGAACTGGGCCGCGATCATGGCCGCCGCCCGCAGGAAGGTCGGGAAGTCCTGCTGTGCCTCGAGACGCCCGACCCCGGCGACCAGCCGGCGGTTGGGCTCGAGGCCGGCGGCCAGCCGAGCGGCGCGCCGGTCGAGCGAGAACGCCGGCAGCCGTCCCAGGTCGATCCCGTTCGGGATCACCTCGATCTTCCCGCGCGCCAGCCGCTCGCGCTCGACCTGCCAGGCGGCGATCGCCTCGCAGTTGACCAGGTGGGCGTCGGTCATGCGGGCGAGCGCGCGCTCCACGACCAGCTGCCAGCGGCGATACGGCATCACACAGTGTTCGGCCGCGATGACGACCGGGATGGCGAGCCCGAGCGCCGCGAGCCGCCCGTAGCTGTTCCCCGACCACATGATCGTGTGCAGGACGTGCGGCGCGCAGCGCCGGAGCGCGGCCCGCAGACGAGCGAGCCGCTGGAGATCCGCCGGGCCGCGGCGCGGGATCTCCTCCACCGCGACGCCCGAGGCCCGGATCGGCTCAACCCACCGTCTCCCCGCGGCCAGCACGAACACGCGGGGCACGAAGCGCCGTCGGTCGAGATGCCGGAGCAGCTCGTGGAGCTGGTATTCGGCGTCCTCCTTGCCGGGCTCGCCGATCACGTAGGCGATGCGATACGGCGGCT is from Deltaproteobacteria bacterium and encodes:
- a CDS encoding glycosyltransferase; translated protein: MAPGRAAAAGSFSCCLTGGGGCRPPSRRASIRAPRSLREDNVGRHRSRGRGVGALLRRADAQARPERRARRRGPARVARAPRPGARRGQPAGDRLGHRAGATPDRGPRAHGFEPRRPATLEAGALSPTRGRQPGACAAAAVIVRGCTSRAATSADAAGYGPVYGHAPCSLRQASIMVCEPPYRIAYVIGEPGKEDAEYQLHELLRHLDRRRFVPRVFVLAAGRRWVEPIRASGVAVEEIPRRGPADLQRLARLRAALRRCAPHVLHTIMWSGNSYGRLAALGLAIPVVIAAEHCVMPYRRWQLVVERALARMTDAHLVNCEAIAAWQVERERLARGKIEVIPNGIDLGRLPAFSLDRRAARLAAGLEPNRRLVAGVGRLEAQQDFPTFLRAAAMIAAQFPDVDFLVVGEGEERGALEALARRLGLGTRVVFTGLRHDVPQLLAAADVLALTSTYEGFPNVLLEGMAAGAVPVATSVGGCRELVTNGETGLLAPPRAPAAVAVAVARVLGDPALARRLATAARRRVEGAFSVEVMARRTMDAYLRLLHATRGPATVAAA
- a CDS encoding DUF983 domain-containing protein, translated to MRQRVGPFAVARVRRILGRALRLRCPRCGRSPLWARAFRMHERCAVCGLRYEREQGYFVGAIYINYAVTVAVAAGVVLAADALVGLTLAEQLVLGVALAALVPLAFFRYARSLWLSLDYLVTTADERRERARLR